One genomic window of Conger conger chromosome 9, fConCon1.1, whole genome shotgun sequence includes the following:
- the cavin4a gene encoding caveolae-associated protein 4a: MDPQKQRAAMADKLELTGVEDEAGNPISALTILSLLERVAGIIDNVQAGQQRMEERQLELEGNIKTIQGDVLKLVKDHSTTSGVVEKLLQKTRKVSANVKDVRGRVEKQHVRVKKVETTQDELLTRNRFRVVIYQGETEVPSLAVTKVPKGSGLAGVEVEPDTYEAPLDLSSDEEYMVVEEADSKAARLKKSGLKGIENIKAAFTRESMTKTKDNIGTKFNHLGERIVPPERREKIHQAGERLKHSGERLKDNIAKKAPTKESFRIKLKKERTVAEGQEGAEGVDEGAEDAEEPAGEPKSDVTYTEVVTDIKREGPVEEPATARIGAAVEEGKGETAEGQEVK; this comes from the exons atGGACCCTCAGAAGCAGCGCGCGGCCATGGCTGACAAGCTGGAGTTGACCGGCGTGGAGGACGAGGCGGGGAACCCCATCAGCGCCCTGACCATCCTGTCCCTCCTGGAGCGGGTGGCGGGCATCATCGACAACGTGCAGGCCGGGCAACAGCGCATGGAGGAGCGGCAGCTGGAGCTGGAGGGCAACATCAAGACCATCCAGGGCGACGTCCTCAAGCTGGTCAAGGACCACTCCACCACTAGCGGGGTGGTGGAGAAGCTCCTGCAgaagacccgcaaggtcagcgcCAACGTCAAGGACGTGCGCGGGCGCGTGGAAAAGCAGCACGTCCGGGTTAAGAAGGTGGAGACCACCCAGGACGAGCTGCTCACCAGGAACAGGTTCCGGGTCGTCATCTACCAG GGAGAGACCGAGGTTCCCTCATTGGCAGTCACAAAGGTCCCCAAAGGAAGCGGCCTGGCCGGGGTGGAGGTGGAACCGGACACCTACGAAGCCCCGCTAGACCTCTCTTCAGATGAGGAGTacatggtggtggaggaggcTGACTCCAAGGCAGCCCGCCTGAAGAAATCTGGTCTCAAGGGCATCGAGAACATCAAGGCGGCCTTCACCCGTGAGAGCATGACCAAGACCAAAGACAACATCGGCACCAAGTTCAACCACCTGGGCGAGCGCATCGTTCCGCCGGAGCGCCGCGAGAAGATCCACCAGGCCGGCGAGCGTCTGAAGCACTCCGGCGAGAGGCTGAAAGACAACATTGCCAAGAAGGCCCCCACCAAGGAGTCCTTCAGgatcaagctgaagaaggagaggACTGTGGCGGAGGGCCAGGAGGGGGCCGAGGGCGTCGACGAGGGGGCCGAGGACGCAGAGGAACCAGCCGGAGAGCCTAAGAGCGATGTCACCTACACTGAGGTCGTGACGGATATCAAGCGGGAGGGGCCAGTGGAGGAGCCAGCAACCGCCCGGATTGGGGCAGCGGTGGAAGAAGGCAAGGGGGAGACAGCCGAGGGCCAGGAAGTGAAGTAA